The Caldisericum sp. genome contains a region encoding:
- a CDS encoding oligosaccharide repeat unit polymerase produces the protein MVIIFAFISFALMYIDYKETGSLFTPFTVVVFPIVMLSLYIESIGRIRGYYNITLDAYVFLLLNFIFLWLPGQLFFLATFGKLRFKNGFEHVKNFVQKNAVFLLFLLWVAIIAGLLDLFSFIHQYGIALITSAIFKQAYGRGILGHLVNLGYPSFLLLASYIPSQVNKKIVLCSIFLMAFVIFVSQTKYHLIIPLATILILKSFTTKKKGITYKNLILGGILISLVFFGTYFFMFAVTYGYSQALSSVYFILNHFERYILSGPVALGQYLAHYNQIFNLEDLLNVPVNIYRWIGGLKEYNISLWTQPWVQISKSDTTNVGTMFGTVYLALGYWGTLFFSLILGIISYAIYYITLKTKKVSWILLNSWLLGTLSVSFFGYHFHLLLIWEVAFYSLVIPFLSSILDQILLRNRKIIYKYKINPPNKNHEQNGSVSKL, from the coding sequence ATGGTCATTATATTTGCGTTTATTTCATTTGCTTTAATGTATATTGATTATAAGGAAACCGGATCTTTGTTCACCCCGTTTACGGTTGTCGTATTTCCAATTGTCATGTTAAGTTTATACATAGAATCTATTGGAAGAATAAGAGGTTATTACAACATCACTTTAGATGCTTATGTTTTTTTGCTGCTTAATTTCATCTTCTTATGGTTACCAGGCCAATTATTTTTTTTAGCCACTTTTGGCAAACTAAGATTTAAAAATGGATTTGAACACGTTAAAAATTTTGTCCAAAAGAATGCCGTTTTTTTGCTATTTCTTTTATGGGTTGCTATAATTGCTGGCTTATTAGATCTTTTCTCATTTATCCATCAATATGGGATTGCTCTTATTACGAGTGCAATCTTTAAACAAGCTTATGGCAGGGGTATTCTGGGACATTTAGTAAACTTAGGTTACCCTAGTTTTTTACTTTTAGCGTCTTATATACCCTCGCAGGTTAACAAAAAAATTGTTCTTTGTTCTATATTTTTAATGGCGTTTGTTATTTTCGTCTCTCAGACCAAATATCATCTTATTATTCCTTTGGCTACGATTTTAATATTAAAATCATTCACAACAAAGAAGAAAGGAATTACTTATAAAAACTTAATTCTCGGAGGAATATTAATATCTTTAGTATTCTTCGGTACATATTTTTTTATGTTTGCGGTTACATATGGGTACAGTCAAGCTTTGTCTTCTGTGTATTTCATACTCAATCATTTTGAGCGCTATATTCTGTCTGGTCCTGTTGCTTTGGGGCAATATTTAGCACATTATAACCAAATTTTTAATTTAGAAGATTTGCTTAATGTACCTGTAAATATATACCGATGGATAGGTGGTCTCAAAGAATACAATATTTCGTTATGGACTCAACCGTGGGTACAGATTTCAAAATCAGATACTACCAATGTTGGCACAATGTTTGGTACCGTTTATCTGGCTTTAGGTTACTGGGGTACATTGTTCTTCTCGTTAATTTTAGGAATTATTTCGTATGCAATATATTACATTACTCTGAAAACAAAGAAGGTTAGTTGGATACTTTTGAATTCTTGGTTACTTGGTACTTTAAGTGTAAGTTTTTTTGGTTATCATTTCCATTTGTTGTTAATATGGGAAGTTGCTTTTTATTCTTTGGTGATTCCATTTTTGTCCTCTATACTTGATCAAATTTTATTGCGAAACAGAAAGATTATTTACAAATATAAGATTAACCCACCAAACAAGAATCATGAACAAAATGGGAGTGTTTCAAAACTTTAA
- a CDS encoding glycosyltransferase family 2 protein has translation MKVTINSLSMDSNVFPKVAIIILNWNGWKDTVECLESVYNLGYPNYQVLVVDNGSTDDSIEKIKAWAEGKIQLKSNFLEYDSYSKPAGIIELKRKDLQFSNGNESEQNYKNLMVLILNEENLGFAKGNNVGIRYAIERGFDYVFLLNNDTVIPQQSFLNEMINFMEENKEIGVSVPCIYYYNQPDKIWNCGGKLLPFGWRKYFTSKNICNSKRKYLNISFATGCALLIRESILEKYGVLTEDFFFGEEDYEFSMRMKKNKMKMACVLNAKIYHKLGSSVNKLSERKLKLAFIHHLNRLVHLKKYYPKILWKLYRVYALIYIFLMLRVRYKVSYKDAFRYLMKLSKESDNLSKVDKKTFDNILRGDL, from the coding sequence GTGAAAGTAACAATAAATAGCTTAAGCATGGATTCGAATGTTTTTCCTAAAGTTGCGATAATAATATTAAACTGGAACGGCTGGAAGGACACTGTCGAATGCCTTGAGAGTGTTTACAACCTTGGTTATCCAAACTATCAAGTATTAGTTGTCGACAATGGTTCTACAGATGATTCAATTGAAAAAATAAAGGCGTGGGCTGAAGGAAAAATTCAATTGAAATCAAATTTTTTGGAATACGACTCATATAGTAAGCCAGCAGGGATAATTGAACTTAAAAGAAAAGATTTGCAATTCAGCAACGGAAATGAGTCTGAACAAAATTATAAAAATTTAATGGTGCTTATCCTTAATGAAGAAAACCTGGGCTTTGCAAAGGGGAACAATGTAGGAATTAGATATGCGATTGAAAGGGGATTTGACTATGTGTTTCTTTTAAATAATGATACCGTTATTCCTCAACAATCTTTTCTTAATGAAATGATAAATTTTATGGAAGAAAATAAAGAGATTGGAGTTAGCGTTCCCTGCATTTATTACTATAACCAACCAGATAAAATTTGGAATTGTGGAGGGAAGTTATTACCCTTTGGCTGGAGAAAATATTTCACATCAAAGAATATATGCAATTCCAAGAGAAAATATCTTAATATCTCGTTTGCTACAGGATGTGCGTTGCTTATTAGAGAAAGCATTTTAGAAAAGTATGGAGTGCTAACTGAAGATTTTTTCTTTGGAGAGGAAGATTATGAGTTTAGTATGCGTATGAAGAAGAATAAAATGAAAATGGCTTGTGTATTAAATGCAAAGATCTATCATAAACTTGGTAGTTCTGTTAATAAGCTAAGCGAGAGAAAACTTAAACTTGCTTTTATTCATCATCTAAATCGTTTGGTTCATCTTAAGAAATACTATCCTAAAATTTTGTGGAAATTGTATAGAGTATATGCTCTCATATATATCTTTTTGATGCTAAGAGTTAGATATAAAGTTAGTTATAAAGATGCGTTCCGTTATCTAATGAAGCTTAGTAAGGAGTCGGATAACCTGTCGAAAGTGGATAAAAAAACTTTCGATAATATCCTTAGAGGAGACTTGTAA